CGCCTCGCGCTCGTGCTGCTTGGCGTTGAGCACCTCGTGCGGGATGTTGTCCTTGCGCAGTTCACCCGACAGCAGCTCGGAGACCTCGATCGAGGTGGTGCCGACCAGCACCGGCTGGCCGCGCTCGTAGGCGTCCTTGATCTCGCGGGCGACCGCGCGGTACTTGCCGGCGCGGTTGAGGAACACCGCGTCCGGATGGTCCTTGCGCACCATCGGCCGATGGGTCGGGATCACCACCACTTCCAGGCCGTAGATCGACTGGAATTCGTAGGCTTCCGTGTCGGCGGTGCCGGTCATGCCCGACAGCTTGCCGTACATGCGGAACAGGTTCTGGAAGGTGATCGACGCCAGCGTCTGGTTCTCGCGCTGCACCGGCACGCCTTCCTTCGCCTCGACCGCCTGGTGCAGGCCGTCGGACCAGCGCCGGCCCGGCAGCGTGCGGCCGGTGAACTCGTCGACGATCACCACCTCGCCGTCGCGCACGATGTAGTCGACGTCGCGCTGGTAGATCGAATGCGCGCGCATCGCCGCATTGAGGTGATGGACGACGTGGATGTTGTGCGGGTCGTACAGGCCCTCGTCCTCGCCGATGATGCCGGCCTTGCGCAGCAGCTCCTCGGCGTGCTCCTGGCCCGCCTCCGACATATGCACCTGCTTCTGCTTCTCGTCGACCCAGAAGTCGCCGACGCCGTCCTCGACCTCCTGGCGCTTGAGCGACGGGACGATGCGATTGACCTTGATGTAGAGGTCGGGGGTCTCGTCGGCCGGGCCGGAGATGATCAGCGGCGTGCGCGCCTCGTCGATCAGGATCGAGTCGACCTCGTCGACGATCGCGTAGTTCAGCCCGCGCTGGTAGCGGTCGGCCTTCGACAGCGCCATGTTGTCGCGCAGGTAGTCGAAGCCGAATTCGTTGTTGGTGCCGTAGGTGATGTCGGCGCCGTAGGCGGCGTGCTTGTCGCCGTGCGGCATGCCCGGATAGACCACGCCGACGGTAAGGCCTAGCCAGTTGTAGAGCTTGCCCATCTGCGCGGCATCGCGCCGTGCCAGGTAGTCGTTGACCGTGACCACGTGCACGCCCTTGCCTTCCAGGGCGTTGAGGTAGACAGGCAGCGTGGCCACCAGGGTCTTGCCTTCGCCGGTGCGCATCTCGGCGATCTTGCCCATGTGCAGCACCATGCCGCCGATCAGCTGGACGTCGTAATGGCGCATCCCCAGCACCCGGCGACTGGCCTCGCGGCACACCGCGAACACTTCCGGCAGCAGCTTGTCGAGCGACTCGCCGTCGGCGACGCGCTGGCGGAAATGCGGGGTCTTGGCCTGCAGCTCGGCATCGGTGAGCTTCTGCATCTCCGGCTCGAGCGCATTGACCTTCTGGGCGACCTTGTCGAGCTGTTTGACGAGGCGTTCGTTGCGGCTGCCGAAGACGCTGGTGAGCAGGCGGTTGAGCATGGGTGTACCGGTTCGGGGTTCGGGGACGGGCCGGTGGTACAGGCCCGCAACGAAAAAAGGGCGCGGGGCGCCCTTTTTCATGGCAACGCGGATTGTAGCGTGGTGACGCGGGGCCTGCGTTTCAAGCGCCGCGCCGCCCCGCTGGACACTACTGGCGCGAGACGCCCATGTCGGCGAGGAACTGGCGCGGATTGAGCACGCGACCGCCTTCCCACACTTCGAAGTGCACGTGGACGCCGGTGGAGCGCCCGGTCGAGCCAGCCTTCGCCAGCTCGGTGCCGGCGCGGACCAGGTCGCCGACCCGGGTGGTGTTGCGCGAGTTGTGCGCGTAGCGGGTGACGTAGCCGTTGCCGTGGTCGACCTCGACCACGTTGCCGTAGCCGGCGCGCTGGCCGGAGTAGCTGACCACCCCGTCAGCCACCGCCATCACCGGATCACCGTGGCGGGCACTGAAGTCGATGCCGCGGTGGAAGGCGCGGCCACCGCTGAACGGGTCGGCGCGATAGCCATAGCTCGAGGTGACATAGCTGCTGGCCACCGGCGAGCGCGACGGCAGTGCCGCGCGCTCCATTTCCTCGCCCAGCAGCAGGGCCTCGAGCACCGAAAGCTGGTCGCCCGAGGTGCGGAACTGGGTGTCCACCTGCTCCATGCCTTCCTGCAGTGCGTGCGGCGGCATGTCGAGCACCGGCCCGGGACCACCCACGCCGACCGCGGCGGTGAAGTCGAACTCGCCCTCGCCGAGCTTGCCGATGCGGGTCAGGCGCTCGCCCAGTGCGTTGAGCCGGTTGGCCTGGGCCTGCAGTTCGCCGAGGCGGGCGGCGAGCGCGTTGACTTCGCGCTGCGCTTCCTGGCGGGTGTTGTCGATCATCGCCTGCTGGCGGGTGTTT
This portion of the Luteimonas yindakuii genome encodes:
- the secA gene encoding preprotein translocase subunit SecA; translation: MLNRLLTSVFGSRNERLVKQLDKVAQKVNALEPEMQKLTDAELQAKTPHFRQRVADGESLDKLLPEVFAVCREASRRVLGMRHYDVQLIGGMVLHMGKIAEMRTGEGKTLVATLPVYLNALEGKGVHVVTVNDYLARRDAAQMGKLYNWLGLTVGVVYPGMPHGDKHAAYGADITYGTNNEFGFDYLRDNMALSKADRYQRGLNYAIVDEVDSILIDEARTPLIISGPADETPDLYIKVNRIVPSLKRQEVEDGVGDFWVDEKQKQVHMSEAGQEHAEELLRKAGIIGEDEGLYDPHNIHVVHHLNAAMRAHSIYQRDVDYIVRDGEVVIVDEFTGRTLPGRRWSDGLHQAVEAKEGVPVQRENQTLASITFQNLFRMYGKLSGMTGTADTEAYEFQSIYGLEVVVIPTHRPMVRKDHPDAVFLNRAGKYRAVAREIKDAYERGQPVLVGTTSIEVSELLSGELRKDNIPHEVLNAKQHEREAQIIAHAGRPKAVTIATNMAGRGTDIVLGGSLEAELHELGEDAGDEQKAALRAAWQQRHEQVVSVGGLHIIGTERHESRRIDNQLRGRSGRQGDPGSSRFYLSLEDNLMRIFAADWVQKVMARMGLQEDDIIESPLVTKQIANAQRKVEAHNFDIRKNLLDFDDVNNDQRKVIYGQRDELLEADSVKETVDGIRADVVAETVARFVPPDSIDAQWDLPGLEAALEADFGLRLDLRKLVEEEIDAEGITAHVQEAVDALFAAKEQQIGSETMRMLEKHLMLNVVDQSWKEHLARMDYLRQGIYLRGYAQKQPKQEYKREAFLLFSELLDKVKREVIAMLARVRVRSEEEMAAMEAEERRQIEAKLNQAQFQHADAGGFGADEEAEAVQRGLAAQGGVAQVTRDAPKVGRNDPCPCGSGKKYKHCHGQLS
- a CDS encoding M23 family metallopeptidase, which translates into the protein MMHWLQCTRVQIARRPMTAAAVLACSGLAFGAAAGAGEISRLKAENTRQQAMIDNTRQEAQREVNALAARLGELQAQANRLNALGERLTRIGKLGEGEFDFTAAVGVGGPGPVLDMPPHALQEGMEQVDTQFRTSGDQLSVLEALLLGEEMERAALPSRSPVASSYVTSSYGYRADPFSGGRAFHRGIDFSARHGDPVMAVADGVVSYSGQRAGYGNVVEVDHGNGYVTRYAHNSRNTTRVGDLVRAGTELAKAGSTGRSTGVHVHFEVWEGGRVLNPRQFLADMGVSRQ